A genomic stretch from Lathyrus oleraceus cultivar Zhongwan6 chromosome 2, CAAS_Psat_ZW6_1.0, whole genome shotgun sequence includes:
- the LOC127122618 gene encoding uncharacterized protein LOC127122618 — protein sequence MVEYKACIYGIEAAIDLRIKILEVYGDSALEISQLKGNSKTWDSKLIPYKVHIRKLIPYFDEISFHRIPREENQLPDAPATLASRFKVKWKNEAPTIHIDHLDEPTHCLAIEADPDDKPWFYDIKSFLKKQQYHEGIFITDKKALRRLSSKFFLNGDVLYKRNYDSMLLRCADRDKASTIIKSIHEGWKGVHMRGPTIAKKVLGLGVTGQRRRLTVTTLLKDATHVKYMVTRSLCHQLR from the coding sequence ATGGTAGAATATAAGGCATGTATCTATGGTATTGAGGCGGCCATCGACTTAAGGATTAAAATTCTTGAAGTATATGGAGATTCGGCTCTGGAAATCAGTCAGTTAAAAGGTAACTCTAAGACTTGGGATAGCAAGTTGATACCTTATAAAGTGCATATCAGAAAATTGATACCCTACTTTGATGAAATCTCTTTTCATCGTATCCCTAGGGAAGAAAATCAGTTGCCAGACGCTCCAGCTACATTGGCATCCAGGTTTaaagtcaaatggaagaatgaagcgCCAACTATCCATATTGACCACTTGGATGAACCAACACATTGTCTAGCAATCGAGGCAGATCCTGATGATAAGCCCTGGTTCTACGACATAAAGTCATTTCTGAAGAAACAACAATATCATGAGGGTATATTTATTACCGATAAGAAAGCTTTGAGAAGACTTTCCTCCAAGTTTTTCTTAAACggtgatgtgttatacaagaggaattatgattCCATGTTGCTCAGATGCGCGGATAGGGACAAAGCAAGCACGATCATAAAATCCATACATGAAGGCTGGAAGGGTGTACATATGAGAGGtcctactatagccaagaagGTCCTCGGACTGGGTGTTACTGGACAACGACGAAGGTTGACTGTTACAACTTTGTTAAAAGATGCCACACATGTCAAGTATATGGTGACAAGATCTTTGTGCCACCAACTCCGTTGA